One window of Paralichthys olivaceus isolate ysfri-2021 chromosome 20, ASM2471397v2, whole genome shotgun sequence genomic DNA carries:
- the LOC109641304 gene encoding coiled-coil domain-containing protein 106-like yields the protein MNPPNCRDDGNPPEHYMPQSSSSAGGGGLYLDAYEVSFPLEENMERPAAYHLNQGQQMMEEPVVHEPPHSQYSPFILVSNLRAHLYVALEKNAWLQKRIEELEEERNFLRCQLNRFIVSMSPEVTEWCGDAQRNVKVQPSTSPSPPSPMTTRSGMTLKRLQVAGPRSRRSAAIPVKQEFHVEEEKYYTDDEFVEEEEDEEEEDEEEAVEKGSKKKGRGRANAEPRMKMRRIFRITHGRERQRVKDPDGVLIRYKKILTTYQRVRSMSRAFQIHGVDRNTMASTSPVAELLLVAPEKVAEVGEFEASKEKLLDYARRCYKTMDEQTHAKVQSLKKTHKLLPISYRFRN from the exons ATGAATCCTCCAAACTGCAGAGACGATGGAAACCCGCCAG AGCACTACATGCCACAGTCATCTTcatctgcaggaggaggaggtttgtATCTGGACGCCTACGAGGTCTCGTTCCCCCTGGAGGAGAATATGGAGAGACCAGCGGCCTATCACCTGAACCAGGGTCAGCAGATGATGGAAG AGCCTGTGGTGCATGAGCCTCCTCACTCCCAGTACAGCCCGTTCATCCTGGTTTCGAACCTGCGTGCTCACCTGTACGTCGCCCTGGAGAAGAACGCCTGGCTGCAGAAGCGCatcgaggagctggaggaggagcgcAACTTCCTGCGCTGTCAGCTGAACCGCTTCATCGTCAGCATGAGTCCGGAGG TGACAGAGTGGTGTGGAGACGCCCAGCGGAATGTAAAGGTCCagccctccacctccccctcgCCTCCCTCCCCAATGACCACCAGGTCCGGAATGACCCTCAAACGGCTGCAGGTGGCGGGACCTCGGAGCCGCCGCAGCGCCGCCATCCCTG TCAAGCAGGAGTTTcacgtggaggaggagaaatacTACACTGATGACGAATtcgtggaggaagaggaggatgaggaggaggaagacgaggaggaggcgGTAGAGAAGGGGTCGAAGAAGAAAGGTCGAGGGCGAGCAAACGCGGAGCccaggatgaagatgaggaggatcTTCAGGATCACACatgggagggagagacagagag TTAAAGATCCCGATGGAGTTCTAATTCGCTACAAGAAGATCCTGACCACGTACCAGCGGGTGAGGAGCATGTCTCGAGCCTTCCAGATCCACGGTGTCGACCGCAACACCATGGCCTCCACGTCCCCGGtcgcagagctgctgctggtcgCCCCGGAGAAG GTGGCGGAGGTCGGAGAGTTCGAGGCCTCTAAGGAGAAGCTTCTGGATTACGCCCGGCGCTGTTACAAGACCATGGACGAGCAGACGCACGCGAAGGTCCAGAGCCTGAAGAAGACTCACAAGCTGCTTCCCATCTCCTACAGGTTCAGAAACTGA
- the LOC109641306 gene encoding visinin-like yields the protein MGNSKSGAVSKEILEDLKLNTKFSETEIVQWYENFKRQCPTGRITKEEFQNIYSKFFPDSDANTYAQHVFRSFDTNDDGTLDFKEYIIALHMTSTGKTTRKLEWAFSLFDVDKNGYITKSEVKEICTAIFKLIPKDELANLPNDENSAEKRADKLWKFFDKGDNDRVAEGEFIKGVLENDVALRLIQYQPLK from the exons ATGGGCAACAGCAAGAGCGGCGCTGTGTCCAAGGAGATCCTGGAGGATCTGAAGCTCAACACCAAGTTCTCGGAGACCGAGATTGTCCAGTGGTACGAAAACTTCAAGAGGCAGTGTCCAACGGGCCGCATCACGAAAGAGGAATTCCAGAACATCTACAGCAAGTTCTTCCCAGACAGCGACGCCAATACATACGCCCAACACGTCTTCCGCTCCTTCGACACCAACGACGACGGCACGCTGGACTTCAAGGAGTACATCATCGCACTCCACATGACGTCGACAGGGAAGACCACGAGGAAACTGGAGTGGGCCTTCTCGCTGTTTGACGTGGACAAGAACGGATACATCACCAAGTCAGAGGTCAAGGAAATCTGCACG GCCATTTTCAAGCTGATTCCTAAAGATGAGCTGGCTAATCTGCCCAACGACGAAAACTCAGCCGAGAAGAGGGCGGATAAACTCTGGAAGTTCTTTGACAAGGGCGACAATG ACCGAGTGGCAGAGGGAGAGTTCATCAAGGGAGTTTTGGAAAATGACGTCGCTCTTCGCCTGATTCAGTATCAGCCTTTAAAGTAA
- the tmem238a gene encoding transmembrane protein 238a produces MGLCDGLSHCKVALAFAVLMDLLGGAALLVGVFANLEINGQDFGDLLVYTGALFVLMSLAGWVLWYSGNIDGLTSRKELGHIGSAVDRLARNLSRKFRTYRSHS; encoded by the exons ATGGGCCTCTGTGACGGCCTCTCTCACTGTAAAGTGGCTCTGGCCTTCGCAGTGTTGATGGATCTACTGGGTGGAGCCGCTCTGCTGGTGGGAGTCTTCGCCAACCTGGAAATCAATGGACAGGACTTTGGAGACCTACTGGTTTATACTG GAGCGTTGTTCGTGCTCATGTCTCTGGCCGGGTGGGTGTTGTGGTACAGCGGGAACATCGATGGCCTGACGTCCAGGAAGGAGCTGGGACACATCGGCAGCGCTGTCGACCGACTCGCTCGCAACCTCAGCCGCAAGTTCCGCACCTACAGGAGCCACAGCTGA